TGACCACCCGGAGGCAGTTGCCTCGGTGACCCAGTCGGCGGCCGCCCTCGCCCGGTCGCTCCGCGACCTGGTCGACACCGCCCTCGCCCCTCAGGAGAAGCAGTGACCCTCGCCATCGGCGTCGACATCGGCGGCACCAAGATCGCCGCAGGTCTCGTCTCGGACTCCGGCACGATCCTGGAGTCCGTCGCGGAACCGACCCCCGACGACGCAACGAAGATCCCCGCGATCGTCGCCGACCTGGTCGAGCGACTGAGCGGTGACGAGCGACCGGTCGGCGTGGGCATCGGCGCCGCCGGCTTCGTCGGCGAGGACCGCGCGACCGTCCGCTTCGCGCCCAACATCGACTGGCGCGAGGAGCCGCTCGGCGCCGACGTGCAGGCCCTCATCGACCTGCCGGTCGTCGTCGAGAACGACGCCAACGCCGCCGCGTGGGGCGAGTTCCGCTTCGGCGCCGGTGAGGACACCGAGGACCTCCTGCTCATCACGATCGGCACCGGCATCGGTGGCGGCATCGTGCACCACGGCCAGCTGTTCCGTGGCGGGTTCGGCGTGGCAGCGGAGATCGGCCACATGCGCGTCGTCCCCGACGGCATCCTCTGCGGCTGCGGCCAGCGCGGCTGCTACGAGCAGTACGGCAGCGGTCGCGCGCTCGTCCGGGACGCCCGCGAACGGGTCGTCAACGGCGACCCCGCGGCGGCTGCCATCGCTGCCCTGGGCGACGGCGGTGACCTGTCCCGCATCACCGGGCCCGCCGTCACGAAGCTCGCGCAGGAGGGTGATCCGCTCTCGGTCGAGCTGCTCACCGACCTGGGCCGCTGGATCGGTGAGGGCGCGGCAGCACTCGCCACGATCCTCGATCCCCGCGTCATCGCGATCGGCGGAGGCGTGGCCGCCGCGGGCGACCTCATCCTCGGACACGTCGTCGCGGCCTTCGAGACCCATCTCCCGGCACGGGCCCACCGCCCGGAGGCCGCCGTGCGACTGGCGGCCCTCGGCAACGAGGCCGGCATCATCGGAGCCGCTGACCTCGCGAGAGTGGAGCCCGCCTGATGGCCGACAAGCTGGCCGTCGGCATCGACATCGGTGGCACCAAGATCGCCGCCGGCGTCGTCGACGAGGACGGTCACGTCCTCGCCCGCCTGAAGCGCGAGACACCGACCACCGACCCGCTCGAGGTCATCGACGCGATCGCGGCGATCACAGAGGAGTTCCGGCGCGAGCACCACATCCGCGCGATCGGCGTCGGCGCCGCCGGGTTCGTGGACGCGACGCAGTCGACCGTGCTGTTCGCCCCCCACCTCGCCTGGCGGCACGAGCCGCTGCGCGACTCGGTGGCCCGCCGCACCGGCCTGCCGGTGCTGGTCGACAACGACGCCAACGCCGCCGGCTGGGCCGAGTGGCGCTTCGGCGCGGCGCAGAACGAGGCGGACCTCGTCCTCATCACGCTGGGCACCGGCATCGGCGGGGCGATCGTCATCG
Above is a genomic segment from Aeromicrobium chenweiae containing:
- a CDS encoding ROK family glucokinase yields the protein MTLAIGVDIGGTKIAAGLVSDSGTILESVAEPTPDDATKIPAIVADLVERLSGDERPVGVGIGAAGFVGEDRATVRFAPNIDWREEPLGADVQALIDLPVVVENDANAAAWGEFRFGAGEDTEDLLLITIGTGIGGGIVHHGQLFRGGFGVAAEIGHMRVVPDGILCGCGQRGCYEQYGSGRALVRDARERVVNGDPAAAAIAALGDGGDLSRITGPAVTKLAQEGDPLSVELLTDLGRWIGEGAAALATILDPRVIAIGGGVAAAGDLILGHVVAAFETHLPARAHRPEAAVRLAALGNEAGIIGAADLARVEPA